GTTCCGGGGAGACAGGGGCGACGGGATTCGTCGTGGGCGCGTGAAGGGTCGCGCCGAATGCTGTGTGCGCCTGTGGTGTTGGCTGCGCTCGCCACAGGAAGGTGCTCGCGCTCGCGAGGCTTCGGGACCGACGCTGGGGCGCCGCGCCTTCCGCTCTGTCCCGGCTCGCGACCGGGCTCCGCCGAGAGCGCACGCTCCCTGCCGCGCCCCGGCGTGAGTCGTGCAGTGACGGTGAGGCTAGGCGTGTGCATGCGTGCCTCGGCCCGAGGGCGCGTCATGGAGCCTGCGCCAGGAAGGGCGAAGCCCGGCCGCGAGCCGGGACAGGAGGTCAACATGCGTCGCCCCCATCGTCAGTCCGCTCAGCCAGTTGCTCGCGCTCGTGCCCATGCGCTGCGGCAACAACTCACGTTCAGTGAGCAGAAGCTGTGGCAAGAGCTCCGTGGCTCCAAGCTGGGTGTGGCCTTCCGGCGGCAAGTGGCCATCGGCCGTTACATTGCAGATTTCGCTGCCCCCAGCGTGCGCTTGGTCGTTGAAGTGGATGGCGGCTATCACGTCGCGCGAAAGGCCGCCGACAAGCGCCGAGACCGGGACCTGGCCCGGCTTGGCTGGCGCGTGCTGCGGTTGGAGGCAGGCCTCGTCGTGCATCGGCTGCCGGAAGCTGTTGCTCGCATCCGCCAAGCGTTGGGGGCGCGTGGCTGATGCGAGCCGTTGCATGACTGAGCCTCCGGCTACTTTTGCTCGTAGCTCTCGGCGGAGTCCCCGTCCGAACCGTCCGGTGCCTTGGGGAGTGCGCCGAACTGTCCGCCGACGCCCTTAACCCCGCCTGTGCCCTTGGTGAGGAGTTCACGGTGCCGTTCTGAAGTGGGGCGGTGCCATTCCATACGAGCGCGTACGATGGGCCACCGGAACCGCCTGAGCCGGAACCACCAGGCCCACCGTTCCCACCGTTCCCCGCCGTTCCCACCGCCGCCAAGCCCAACTCCTGATCCATCCCCCGGTGCCGCCAGTCTTGCCGGCAGCCACCAGCGCCACGCCAGCGCCGCCCTTTCCGCCAACGCCACCCGTCGCGGCGTTCAGGTCACAGGAATCGAGGGTGATGGAGCTTTGCCACGACAGCAGTGCGACGCTCGCACCACCGCCTTGACCACCCGTGCCTGGCTTGCCCCCGCAGCCTCCCATGCCGCCCCGCGGCGCCGGACGCACCAATGCATCCAGTGGTGGTGGTACTGCTTGCCCCTCCACCACCGCCTCCTTGACCGTGTGAAACCGTCAGTTCCGGGTTGGCCATCCGCAGAAGAGTAGCCAGAGGCGAACATCCCAATGCAACGCGCTGACCGCCTCCGCAGCACCCAGGTTGGAGCCTGGATTGCCTGGTGATGCCCGGCTGGCCGACATCACCGGGGTTAGCGCCGACACCTGCTGCGCCACCCTTACCCTTGCCAGCGTGGAGTAAGATTGGTAGTGGGGTTCCATCCGAGCCGCTGCCGTGCCGCAAGTTCGAACCCCACCTGTTCCCCCCGGAGTCCGCCGGTTGAACCGCAGCTACTAGCACTATCCCACTTGCCAGGGTCCTTCGTCCCGCCAGTCACCGAGCACTGAGCAGGCGGCTCC
The window above is part of the Polyangiaceae bacterium genome. Proteins encoded here:
- a CDS encoding DUF559 domain-containing protein produces the protein MRRPHRQSAQPVARARAHALRQQLTFSEQKLWQELRGSKLGVAFRRQVAIGRYIADFAAPSVRLVVEVDGGYHVARKAADKRRDRDLARLGWRVLRLEAGLVVHRLPEAVARIRQALGARG